A window of the Bacteriovorax sp. PP10 genome harbors these coding sequences:
- a CDS encoding ATP-dependent helicase, with protein sequence MTNLDSLNPVQKQAVLSTDGPVMILAGAGSGKTKTLVTRITYLLEDKNVSPHQLLALTFSNKAAREMRERIAHEVTMDVGSLQITTFHAFCAKLLRSEANFLGLSRNFTIYDDGESKAIAKSLLERRGISTKEINPYDILSYIDGLKNNGYYPGRVMVDGGEADPSDEFFGYFEEYESELHRANALDFGGLITAVIQLFEKFPEVLQRYQNRFVYVLVDEYQDTNRAQFDLIRMLCGKRRNICVVGDEDQSIYSWRGADIRNILDFEKIFPDVTVLKLEQNYRSSKTIIEAASCVIERNTMRKGKHMWTDNPEGDAIEIVECFNDKDEAEFIAQETGKLYKAGTPYKEMAVFYRSNAQARQIEDSLRKYKIQYRVVGGVKFYERKEIKDMLSYLRLVINAKDSLAVSRIINVPARGVGATSLRKLEVEAVNNNTSLWDIIEKIGDHTSEFSHIKLSAKIKSSLTEFVTLINELRHLDQNKVKPSIIYEKVLHESGYYAFLKANKDYETLARLENLDELLNAITQFEESAEVPTLSGFLETITLDSNSDFDEGAKPADGEVSLMTVHGAKGLEFTHAFVVGAEENVFPSYRSVDSGEIAMEEERRLFYVAMTRAMIKLYITFAQGRMLFGQVKFNGPSRFIDEIPEKLFTWKKLKGRQEDHFNQSYSGGGNQKSFDPYDQSQDSHYDNEEVVYQIKESYYQPKFPKGAIVVHSLYGQGKVEDSEGSGADEKVSIKFADGARKKFMVKFAPIVMA encoded by the coding sequence ATGACGAATCTAGATAGTTTAAATCCCGTTCAAAAGCAGGCAGTCCTAAGTACTGACGGCCCTGTTATGATTCTTGCTGGTGCAGGCTCTGGTAAAACCAAAACGCTTGTCACTCGTATTACCTATTTATTAGAAGATAAAAACGTAAGCCCACATCAATTGCTGGCGCTCACATTCTCTAATAAAGCAGCAAGAGAGATGCGTGAGAGAATTGCTCACGAAGTAACGATGGACGTTGGATCTCTTCAGATCACAACCTTCCACGCGTTCTGTGCAAAACTTTTAAGATCAGAAGCAAACTTTTTAGGCCTTAGTCGTAACTTCACTATTTATGATGACGGTGAATCGAAGGCGATTGCCAAATCCCTTCTAGAGCGCCGTGGGATCTCTACAAAAGAGATTAATCCATATGACATTCTCTCTTATATCGATGGATTAAAAAACAACGGATACTACCCTGGACGCGTAATGGTCGATGGTGGTGAAGCTGATCCATCAGATGAATTTTTTGGTTATTTCGAAGAGTACGAGTCAGAGCTTCATCGTGCAAATGCTTTGGACTTCGGCGGTCTTATTACGGCCGTGATTCAGTTATTCGAAAAATTTCCGGAAGTCCTTCAACGTTATCAAAACCGTTTCGTCTACGTTTTAGTAGATGAGTATCAAGATACTAACCGCGCGCAGTTTGATTTAATCAGAATGCTTTGTGGAAAACGCAGAAATATATGCGTAGTCGGTGATGAAGATCAGTCGATCTATTCATGGCGTGGAGCTGATATCAGAAACATTCTCGACTTCGAGAAAATCTTCCCAGACGTTACAGTTTTAAAACTAGAACAAAACTATAGATCGAGTAAAACCATCATCGAAGCTGCTTCATGTGTAATCGAAAGAAACACCATGAGAAAAGGTAAGCACATGTGGACGGATAACCCGGAAGGGGATGCTATCGAGATCGTAGAATGTTTTAACGATAAAGATGAAGCCGAGTTTATTGCCCAGGAAACAGGTAAACTTTATAAAGCGGGAACGCCTTATAAAGAAATGGCCGTCTTCTACCGCTCAAATGCTCAGGCCCGTCAGATAGAAGACTCGCTTAGAAAATATAAAATTCAATACCGCGTAGTCGGTGGTGTGAAGTTCTACGAGCGAAAAGAAATCAAAGATATGCTTTCTTATCTTCGTCTTGTTATTAACGCGAAAGATTCACTGGCCGTAAGTAGAATTATCAATGTTCCAGCTCGTGGAGTTGGGGCCACATCACTTCGTAAACTTGAAGTAGAAGCTGTTAACAATAACACTTCACTTTGGGACATCATCGAAAAGATCGGTGATCATACAAGTGAATTTTCTCATATTAAGTTATCAGCAAAAATTAAGTCGTCACTGACTGAGTTCGTGACATTGATCAATGAACTTCGTCACCTTGACCAAAATAAAGTAAAACCTTCAATTATTTATGAAAAGGTTTTGCATGAATCTGGTTACTACGCTTTCTTAAAAGCAAATAAAGACTATGAAACTTTAGCAAGACTAGAAAACCTGGATGAATTACTAAATGCCATTACTCAATTTGAAGAGTCGGCAGAAGTTCCAACGCTATCAGGATTCTTAGAGACAATTACTCTTGATTCAAATTCTGATTTTGATGAAGGTGCAAAACCTGCTGATGGTGAAGTGTCTTTAATGACCGTTCACGGAGCAAAGGGACTTGAGTTCACTCATGCCTTTGTTGTTGGAGCGGAAGAAAATGTTTTCCCAAGTTACAGAAGTGTTGACTCAGGTGAAATTGCCATGGAAGAAGAGCGCAGACTTTTCTACGTAGCAATGACCAGAGCGATGATTAAGCTCTATATTACATTTGCTCAAGGGCGCATGCTTTTTGGACAGGTGAAATTCAATGGCCCAAGCCGCTTCATAGATGAAATTCCTGAAAAGCTCTTCACATGGAAGAAACTTAAAGGACGTCAGGAAGATCATTTCAATCAATCGTACTCTGGTGGTGGAAATCAAAAGAGCTTTGATCCTTATGATCAGTCTCAGGACTCTCATTATGATAATGAAGAAGTCGTTTACCAGATCAAAGAAAGCTATTATCAACCGAAGTTCCCTAAAGGAGCTATCGTTGTTCACTCTTTATATGGACAAGGAAAGGTAGAGGATTCTGAAGGCTCTGGTGCTGATGAGAAGGTTTCGATCAAGTTTGCTGATGGCGCTCGCAAAAAATTTATGGTGAAGTTTGCTCCGATTGTGATGGCCTAA
- the glmS gene encoding glutamine--fructose-6-phosphate transaminase (isomerizing): protein MCGIVGYFGPSQNSVGIVIEGLKRLEYRGYDSAGVSFIDQNNKMQYYKKAGKLDNLKAELVGKDIIARACIGHTRWATHGGVTDVNAHPHNNEVLSIIHNGIVENANEIKRELAAHGVKFKSETDSESFLELVTYHLKNDMPIKEAIATSFKRIQGNSAFVILYPKTGEIFAVKRGAPLVCGVNEATSEALVSSDPYALAGMVHSLYFPEDEVIVHLSGENKNIANFYELDLTKTTRYLSKKQDMTLEVSEKGEYEHFMLKEIHEQPGLIRNLTQYYFAGEGKEALEKVATYTPERIYLSACGTAAYAGLVVRDFLEGINRIPAVVELASEFRYKNPILKKGDVGIFVSQSGETADTLAAQSICKKAGIKTMSIVNVDGSTLYRDCDDNLLIRAGVEIGVASTKAFTQQALTGRLMSAALAGDLKDEGKKVKLTGKFALLAERIDLLLLQSDAIKSVAESIYNKKGFFYTGRGAYFPIALEGALKLKEIAYVHAEGYAAGELKHGPIALIDEEMVNIALVGPELFEKTVSNVHEIKARKGIIVGIGPRGNEELMSLSDYYIPLDFEGLEELSPLYVNVVNQLLAYYMAKFKGTDIDKPRNLAKSVTVE from the coding sequence ATGTGTGGAATTGTCGGTTATTTTGGACCTTCTCAAAATTCAGTTGGAATCGTTATCGAAGGACTAAAGCGTCTTGAATATCGTGGATACGATTCAGCTGGTGTTAGCTTCATCGATCAAAACAATAAAATGCAATATTACAAGAAAGCAGGAAAGTTAGATAACTTGAAAGCTGAACTTGTTGGTAAAGATATCATCGCTCGCGCATGTATCGGTCACACACGTTGGGCAACTCACGGTGGTGTTACTGATGTAAACGCTCATCCTCACAATAACGAAGTTCTTTCAATTATCCACAACGGGATTGTTGAAAACGCTAACGAAATTAAAAGAGAGCTAGCTGCTCATGGTGTGAAGTTCAAGTCTGAAACAGATTCTGAATCATTTTTAGAGCTAGTGACTTACCACCTTAAAAACGACATGCCGATTAAAGAAGCTATCGCTACTTCATTCAAGCGCATTCAGGGTAACTCTGCTTTCGTAATTCTTTACCCAAAGACTGGTGAAATCTTCGCTGTAAAAAGAGGAGCTCCTCTTGTTTGCGGTGTAAATGAAGCAACATCTGAAGCACTAGTATCTTCTGATCCATACGCACTAGCTGGTATGGTTCATTCACTATACTTCCCGGAAGACGAAGTGATTGTTCACCTATCAGGGGAAAACAAAAATATCGCAAACTTTTATGAACTAGACCTGACTAAAACAACTAGATACCTGTCTAAGAAACAAGACATGACTTTAGAAGTTTCAGAAAAAGGCGAATATGAACACTTCATGCTAAAAGAAATTCATGAGCAACCAGGTCTTATCAGAAACCTGACTCAGTATTATTTTGCAGGAGAAGGAAAAGAAGCGCTTGAGAAAGTTGCCACATACACTCCAGAGAGAATTTATCTTTCTGCATGTGGAACTGCTGCTTACGCCGGTCTTGTCGTTCGCGATTTCTTAGAAGGAATCAACCGCATTCCTGCTGTAGTAGAATTAGCTTCTGAATTCCGTTACAAAAATCCAATTCTTAAAAAAGGTGACGTGGGTATTTTCGTTTCTCAATCAGGTGAAACAGCAGACACACTTGCTGCTCAATCAATCTGTAAAAAAGCTGGTATCAAAACTATGTCGATCGTGAACGTTGATGGATCAACTCTTTACAGAGATTGTGATGATAACCTTCTGATCCGCGCAGGTGTTGAAATCGGTGTTGCTTCTACAAAAGCTTTCACTCAGCAAGCTCTTACTGGTCGCCTTATGTCAGCTGCTCTTGCAGGGGACTTAAAAGATGAAGGTAAAAAAGTTAAGCTTACTGGAAAGTTCGCTCTTCTTGCTGAGAGAATTGATTTACTTCTTCTTCAGTCAGACGCTATCAAGTCTGTTGCTGAATCAATTTATAATAAAAAAGGGTTCTTCTACACTGGGAGAGGAGCATACTTCCCAATCGCTCTTGAAGGCGCACTTAAGCTAAAAGAAATTGCTTACGTTCATGCTGAAGGATATGCAGCTGGAGAGTTAAAGCACGGTCCAATCGCTCTTATCGATGAAGAGATGGTTAACATTGCTTTAGTTGGCCCTGAATTGTTTGAAAAAACTGTTTCAAACGTTCATGAAATCAAAGCTAGAAAAGGAATTATCGTAGGAATCGGTCCTCGTGGAAATGAAGAGCTAATGAGCTTATCAGATTATTACATTCCACTTGATTTCGAAGGTCTTGAAGAATTATCACCGCTCTATGTAAACGTTGTTAACCAACTTCTTGCATATTACATGGCGAAATTCAAAGGGACGGATATTGATAAGCCAAGAAATTTAGCTAAGTCAGTAACTGTAGAATAG
- the glmU gene encoding bifunctional UDP-N-acetylglucosamine diphosphorylase/glucosamine-1-phosphate N-acetyltransferase GlmU: MNLTIGAVILAAGEGKRLKLDAPKPLAPCLDKKLVDFPIRELQKFFSRNKLEGFKTAVVGHQKELVQAYIAGRYPDVKYAVQVKQLGTADALRAYFDSSIDTHKLDYTLVICADTPVVSEAELTKMLELLQSEKCDAVAATFKEENPKGYGRIIRGSKGFHIVEEKDATDEQRKITEVNSGLYLLKTEYVLEHLKDVDSNNKSGEFYLTDIFKDDLNVKALCFPQGNVFLGVNNLEQLEMVETILRAQKIADLREAGVRFIDSSHTYIDDEVEIGAGTVIYPNTYISGKTKIGKNAVIEMGAQIKDSIVADNAKVLAYSILEGAKLGEKAHAGPFARLRPGADIGPEAKIGNFVEIKKSVLDRGVKVSHLSYVGDAFIGEETNIGCGFITCNYDGAHKHITRIGKNSFIGSDSQTVAPVEIGDDCFVASSSTITKSMPNGSFAISRGQQTTKEGMAKKFIKTKEKK; the protein is encoded by the coding sequence ATGAATTTGACTATAGGGGCAGTTATTTTAGCAGCGGGAGAAGGTAAGCGTTTGAAGTTAGACGCACCAAAGCCATTAGCTCCATGTTTGGATAAAAAACTTGTAGATTTTCCCATTAGAGAGTTACAAAAGTTTTTTAGTCGGAATAAATTAGAGGGTTTTAAAACTGCAGTTGTGGGCCACCAAAAAGAACTGGTGCAAGCGTATATTGCAGGAAGATATCCGGATGTGAAGTATGCTGTGCAAGTGAAACAACTTGGAACTGCTGATGCACTTCGCGCGTATTTTGACTCTTCAATTGACACTCATAAATTAGATTACACATTAGTTATTTGTGCTGATACACCGGTTGTTTCAGAGGCAGAATTAACAAAAATGCTAGAGTTACTTCAGAGCGAAAAATGCGATGCAGTTGCTGCAACATTTAAAGAAGAAAATCCAAAAGGATACGGAAGAATCATCAGAGGATCGAAAGGCTTTCATATCGTCGAAGAAAAAGATGCGACAGATGAACAAAGAAAAATCACTGAAGTGAACTCTGGGCTTTATTTATTAAAAACAGAATATGTGCTTGAGCATTTAAAAGATGTTGATTCAAATAATAAGTCAGGTGAATTCTATCTGACAGATATCTTCAAAGATGATTTGAATGTTAAGGCCCTGTGTTTCCCTCAAGGAAATGTATTTCTAGGTGTAAATAACCTTGAGCAACTTGAAATGGTAGAAACTATTTTGCGAGCTCAAAAAATTGCAGATTTAAGAGAAGCAGGAGTTCGCTTCATCGATTCGAGTCATACCTATATTGATGATGAAGTTGAAATTGGTGCAGGAACTGTGATTTATCCAAATACGTATATCAGCGGAAAAACCAAAATTGGTAAGAACGCGGTGATCGAAATGGGTGCACAAATCAAAGATTCGATTGTGGCCGATAACGCTAAGGTTTTGGCATACAGCATATTGGAAGGGGCGAAGCTGGGCGAAAAAGCTCATGCAGGACCTTTTGCTCGCCTTAGACCAGGTGCAGATATTGGGCCGGAAGCAAAAATCGGAAATTTTGTTGAGATCAAAAAGTCAGTTCTGGACCGTGGAGTTAAAGTTTCTCACTTAAGTTATGTCGGCGATGCTTTCATTGGGGAAGAGACTAATATTGGGTGTGGATTTATTACTTGTAACTATGATGGCGCTCATAAGCATATAACAAGAATCGGGAAAAACAGCTTTATTGGATCTGATTCGCAGACCGTGGCACCTGTAGAAATCGGAGATGATTGCTTCGTAGCTTCGTCATCAACTATTACGAAAAGTATGCCAAACGGATCATTTGCTATCTCAAGAGGGCAGCAAACGACGAAGGAAGGCATGGCCAAAAAGTTCATTAAGACAAAAGAAAAGAAGTAG
- the lon gene encoding endopeptidase La, which translates to MVTNYEGDNIELKDHLPLLPIRDIVVYPFMILPFFVGRESSILAVDHALTKTDRLILLSSQRDMKAEAPTPEEIFEVGTIAMIMRMRKLPDGRIKILVQGLSKARITSFTQEAPFFMCKLMKVSDVQLEENNVAANALMRNIREQLEKVINMGKVLSPDILMILEDIKDPGRLADLVASNLNLHVAEAQTILEILDPMERLHRINDILSRELEILAMQNKIKSTAKEEISKNQKEYFLREQIKAIKSELGDEGQKETEDEFGEIRAKILKAKMSEEAEKESLKQIARLEKMHPDSSEASILRSYLEWMCDLPWSKSSEEKIDLDEALAILDEDHFDLSKVKERILEYLAVRQLKGPGMKGPILCFSGPPGVGKTSLGKSIAKACGREFVRISLGGVKDEAEIRGHRRTYVGAMPGRFIQAMKQAKTNNPVVLLDEVDKLGGDFKGDPSAALLEVLDPEQNMNFRDHYMNVSFDLSNVMFIATSNVLDQIPAPLRDRMEIIHLSGYTQEEKVAISKKYIIPKQMDENGINDNHINFTDEGVASVIKGYTAEAGLRNLERKIGAICRKVAMKIAKGEADKTHIMSETVFKLLGPPVYTKDDEKETDEVGVSTGLAWTSHGGEVLYIEATKMKGRGLTLTGQLGDVMKESAQTAIGYIRSQAFELGIDDEVFEKNEMHIHLPAGATPKDGPSAGITLATTIVSLLTNTPVSRDVAMTGEITLTGKVLPIGGLKEKALAAMRMNIKTIIIPWKNKKDLEEIPEEYRAKLTFVPVKTFDEVLDVALVGWKEKKAAMKKKAVKYKETLPPAAA; encoded by the coding sequence ATGGTAACTAATTATGAGGGTGACAACATCGAACTAAAAGATCATCTCCCTCTCCTGCCAATTAGAGACATAGTAGTATACCCGTTTATGATACTACCGTTCTTTGTTGGAAGAGAATCTTCTATTTTAGCCGTGGATCACGCGCTGACTAAGACTGATCGCTTAATCCTTTTATCAAGTCAAAGAGACATGAAGGCAGAAGCTCCTACACCGGAAGAAATTTTCGAAGTGGGAACAATCGCAATGATCATGAGGATGAGAAAACTTCCTGATGGAAGAATTAAAATTCTTGTGCAAGGTTTATCAAAAGCACGCATTACCTCTTTCACGCAAGAAGCCCCATTCTTTATGTGTAAGCTGATGAAGGTGTCTGATGTTCAACTCGAAGAAAATAATGTTGCAGCTAATGCACTTATGAGAAACATCAGAGAGCAACTTGAAAAAGTTATCAATATGGGGAAAGTCCTTTCACCAGATATTTTAATGATCCTAGAAGACATTAAAGATCCAGGAAGACTTGCTGACCTTGTAGCTTCGAACTTAAATCTTCACGTTGCAGAAGCACAAACAATTTTAGAAATTTTAGATCCTATGGAACGCCTACATAGAATCAACGATATTCTTTCTCGCGAACTTGAAATCTTAGCAATGCAAAATAAGATTAAGTCGACGGCGAAAGAAGAAATCTCTAAAAACCAAAAAGAGTATTTCTTAAGAGAGCAAATCAAAGCTATCAAGTCTGAGCTTGGAGACGAAGGTCAAAAAGAAACAGAAGATGAGTTTGGTGAAATTAGAGCAAAAATTCTAAAAGCAAAAATGAGCGAAGAAGCGGAAAAAGAATCGCTTAAGCAAATTGCTCGTTTAGAAAAAATGCACCCCGACTCTTCAGAAGCTTCTATTCTTAGAAGTTACCTAGAGTGGATGTGTGATCTTCCATGGAGTAAATCAAGCGAAGAAAAAATCGATCTTGATGAAGCTCTTGCGATCTTAGATGAAGATCATTTTGATTTATCAAAAGTTAAAGAAAGAATTTTAGAATATTTAGCTGTTCGTCAGTTAAAAGGACCAGGAATGAAAGGGCCAATCCTTTGTTTCTCTGGACCTCCAGGTGTTGGTAAGACGTCTCTTGGTAAATCTATCGCTAAAGCATGTGGACGCGAATTCGTTCGTATCTCTCTTGGTGGTGTAAAAGATGAAGCTGAGATCAGAGGTCATAGAAGAACGTACGTGGGAGCAATGCCAGGTCGCTTTATCCAGGCCATGAAACAAGCAAAAACAAACAACCCGGTTGTTCTTCTAGATGAAGTAGACAAACTAGGTGGAGATTTCAAAGGTGATCCGTCAGCGGCACTTCTTGAAGTACTAGATCCAGAACAAAACATGAATTTCCGTGACCATTACATGAACGTGTCTTTTGACCTTTCAAACGTAATGTTCATTGCAACTTCAAACGTTTTAGATCAAATCCCGGCACCACTACGTGACCGTATGGAAATCATCCATCTTTCTGGATATACACAGGAAGAAAAAGTAGCGATCTCGAAAAAGTACATCATCCCTAAGCAAATGGATGAAAACGGAATCAACGATAACCACATCAACTTCACAGACGAAGGAGTTGCAAGTGTTATCAAGGGATACACTGCTGAAGCAGGACTACGTAACCTTGAAAGAAAAATCGGTGCGATCTGTAGAAAAGTAGCAATGAAAATTGCGAAAGGTGAAGCTGATAAAACCCACATCATGAGTGAGACAGTTTTCAAACTTCTTGGACCTCCTGTTTATACAAAAGACGACGAAAAAGAAACGGACGAAGTTGGAGTATCAACTGGTCTTGCCTGGACATCACATGGTGGAGAGGTTCTTTATATCGAAGCAACTAAGATGAAAGGAAGAGGACTTACTCTTACTGGTCAACTTGGTGACGTAATGAAGGAATCTGCTCAAACGGCAATCGGATACATCAGAAGCCAAGCTTTCGAACTTGGAATTGATGACGAAGTTTTCGAAAAGAATGAGATGCACATTCACCTTCCTGCTGGAGCAACTCCAAAGGATGGCCCAAGTGCTGGTATCACGCTTGCTACGACAATCGTTTCACTTCTTACGAATACACCAGTAAGCAGAGATGTGGCGATGACTGGAGAGATTACTCTTACAGGTAAGGTTCTTCCAATCGGTGGATTAAAAGAAAAAGCGCTTGCAGCTATGAGAATGAACATCAAAACGATCATCATTCCATGGAAAAACAAGAAAGACCTGGAAGAAATTCCAGAAGAATACAGAGCTAAGTTAACTTTCGTTCCAGTTAAAACTTTTGATGAAGTTCTAGATGTTGCTCTAGTTGGATGGAAAGAGAAGAAAGCTGCTATGAAGAAGAAAGCCGTTAAGTACAAAGAGACTCTGCCGCCTGCAGCTGCATAG
- a CDS encoding response regulator, with the protein MKPPRNHDSLKILIVDDSEFNRKNMVEILTYEGFNVIGQAASAEDAIQIAHSAKPNLIFIDIVMPEISGLELTKHLQEKGSGEKFIIMMSSLNIESIVIESISNGATDFLQKPFEREDLIKAVEKVERLVEKKD; encoded by the coding sequence ATGAAGCCACCTCGCAATCACGACAGCCTAAAAATCCTTATTGTAGATGACTCTGAATTCAACCGTAAAAACATGGTAGAGATTCTGACCTATGAAGGCTTCAACGTTATCGGACAAGCAGCTTCAGCAGAAGACGCTATCCAGATCGCCCATTCAGCTAAACCAAATCTAATTTTCATTGATATCGTTATGCCTGAGATCTCGGGCCTTGAACTAACAAAACACTTACAAGAAAAAGGTTCTGGAGAAAAATTCATCATTATGATGTCATCTCTCAATATTGAAAGTATTGTTATTGAATCAATCTCTAACGGGGCGACTGACTTCCTTCAGAAGCCTTTCGAAAGAGAAGACCTGATCAAGGCCGTTGAAAAAGTTGAACGCCTGGTTGAGAAGAAGGACTAA
- a CDS encoding DUF6531 domain-containing protein produces the protein MNLKKSLIALSLLPMMAFGGVNLKNGNFYITYTDIIVPGGDHDLEVTRTYNSKSTDNGWFGFGWGSLYETKLMVSADGSVVVMENGSGAQTRFVPKEAINVEGASKKIVDAMKKKEPMSDVAVQSLMKRLNNDAELRQFYSKKYNVETKLADGTLLYSNDRGIQTMEKQKDGYKRVNSDGKTDFFDNEGKLTKISDKNGYSVLFEYKGNQLFAIKDTQAKQILLEWYPDGKIKGASYAGDKKANYAYDTKGNLSQSNDVAGNTYKYEYDGNHNLTSITYIDSTKMQVKYDKNSFATDVIERSGESTKYKYENNPKNPDFHYWTTVTKKPVEGAESASRYEYEIKTKPDGQQYTYRIATDVEGIKTETIYSECCSLPLKITRGKDVTTFEYNAKGLLTKKTSTRGEYVELAYDDKINKITKVVNNDGWTTFQYDKIGNLAKAVNSAGKSVLLIYDRAGKITKMIDQEKDDAKTRRTLSFKYNSLGKPVEIEMENVGIINVAYDNYGEIKKVESKAGAKMALQVTQAFQSLLSIVKPAGVNLNM, from the coding sequence ATGAACTTAAAGAAATCACTGATCGCTCTGTCACTTTTGCCTATGATGGCATTTGGTGGAGTGAATTTAAAAAACGGAAACTTTTATATCACGTATACAGATATTATCGTACCGGGTGGGGATCATGACCTGGAAGTAACGAGAACTTATAACTCGAAATCTACTGACAATGGTTGGTTCGGTTTTGGGTGGGGATCTCTCTATGAAACTAAGCTAATGGTTTCAGCAGACGGATCAGTTGTTGTTATGGAAAACGGATCGGGAGCTCAAACTCGTTTCGTTCCGAAAGAAGCAATCAACGTAGAAGGCGCATCTAAAAAGATCGTCGATGCTATGAAAAAGAAAGAGCCAATGAGTGACGTTGCTGTTCAATCTCTAATGAAAAGATTGAATAACGATGCTGAACTTCGCCAGTTTTATTCTAAGAAATATAACGTAGAAACAAAACTTGCTGATGGAACACTTTTATACTCGAACGACCGTGGTATCCAGACAATGGAGAAGCAAAAAGACGGTTATAAGCGTGTAAACTCAGATGGGAAAACAGACTTTTTTGACAATGAAGGGAAGCTTACAAAGATCTCTGATAAAAACGGATACAGCGTTCTTTTCGAATACAAAGGAAACCAACTATTCGCGATCAAAGACACTCAAGCAAAACAAATCCTTCTTGAATGGTACCCTGATGGAAAAATCAAAGGGGCTTCATACGCTGGTGATAAAAAAGCTAACTACGCTTACGATACGAAAGGAAACCTTTCTCAATCTAACGATGTAGCTGGTAACACTTATAAGTACGAATACGATGGTAACCACAACTTAACATCGATCACTTATATTGATTCAACTAAGATGCAAGTTAAGTACGATAAAAACTCGTTTGCTACAGATGTAATCGAAAGATCTGGAGAGTCGACTAAGTACAAGTATGAAAACAACCCAAAAAACCCAGACTTCCATTACTGGACAACAGTAACGAAAAAGCCGGTAGAAGGGGCAGAGTCTGCTAGCCGTTACGAATACGAAATTAAAACGAAACCAGATGGACAACAGTACACATACAGAATCGCGACTGACGTTGAAGGAATTAAGACTGAAACGATCTACTCTGAGTGTTGTTCTCTTCCTCTAAAAATTACTAGAGGGAAAGACGTAACAACTTTCGAATACAATGCGAAAGGATTGTTAACTAAGAAGACTTCTACTCGTGGTGAATACGTAGAACTTGCTTACGATGACAAAATCAACAAGATCACGAAAGTTGTAAACAACGACGGATGGACTACGTTCCAATACGATAAGATCGGTAACCTTGCTAAAGCAGTAAACAGCGCAGGGAAGTCAGTTCTTTTAATCTACGACCGTGCTGGAAAGATAACTAAGATGATCGACCAGGAAAAAGACGATGCTAAAACAAGAAGAACTCTATCGTTCAAATACAACTCACTTGGGAAACCAGTTGAAATTGAAATGGAAAACGTAGGGATCATCAACGTAGCTTACGACAACTACGGTGAAATCAAGAAAGTAGAATCTAAGGCCGGAGCAAAAATGGCGCTACAAGTGACACAAGCATTCCAGTCACTGTTAAGCATCGTTAAGCCAGCTGGTGTTAACTTAAATATGTAA
- a CDS encoding type II secretion system F family protein translates to MSLFLDMVGRNGLIFVVGMMVFFLSYRYSINIFEWVEHQTYGTRTYITEKLEFLFIEIPQDRLTYLLLGSSVGLGFFFLLVIGFFGSWIVGAILGFIMAFIGFKAPRWIVDFLVERRIKAYSLQMVDALQLLSNGVRAGLSVPQAIGMIVEEMPAPISQEFNILLQQNRIGMPLEECFENLAKRVPLEDNDMFVSAVNILRETGGNLAETFDTIVDVIRERVRLQQKVDTFTAQGMFQGMTIGAMPYLLGIVYFLQDPNSITPLFTTPIGLVMLFAAVLFDIAGIYVIMKIVKIKI, encoded by the coding sequence ATGAGCCTTTTCTTAGATATGGTTGGCCGTAATGGACTCATTTTTGTAGTGGGCATGATGGTTTTCTTTCTGAGTTACAGATACTCAATCAATATCTTTGAATGGGTTGAACATCAAACTTACGGAACAAGAACTTACATAACTGAAAAACTAGAATTTCTTTTTATCGAAATTCCACAAGATAGATTAACTTATTTGCTTCTGGGATCTTCAGTCGGATTAGGTTTTTTCTTCTTGTTGGTCATCGGTTTTTTTGGAAGTTGGATCGTCGGTGCCATTCTCGGTTTTATTATGGCCTTCATTGGTTTTAAAGCACCCAGATGGATTGTCGATTTTTTAGTTGAAAGAAGAATTAAGGCCTACTCTCTGCAAATGGTAGATGCACTTCAGTTATTATCCAACGGAGTTCGTGCCGGTTTGTCTGTACCTCAAGCGATAGGAATGATTGTTGAAGAAATGCCAGCTCCAATTTCTCAAGAGTTTAATATTCTTCTTCAACAAAATAGAATTGGTATGCCATTGGAAGAGTGTTTTGAAAATTTAGCAAAACGAGTTCCATTGGAAGATAATGATATGTTCGTATCAGCTGTTAATATTCTTCGTGAAACCGGAGGTAATTTAGCTGAGACATTCGATACAATTGTAGATGTAATTCGTGAGCGAGTAAGACTGCAACAGAAAGTTGACACATTTACTGCGCAAGGGATGTTTCAAGGGATGACTATCGGGGCGATGCCATACTTGCTCGGTATCGTTTATTTCCTGCAAGATCCCAACTCAATAACTCCGCTATTCACAACTCCTATCGGATTGGTGATGCTTTTTGCGGCAGTTTTGTTCGATATAGCAGGTATTTACGTTATAATGAAGATAGTAAAAATTAAAATCTAA